The Diaphorobacter ruginosibacter genome contains a region encoding:
- the csy3 gene encoding type I-F CRISPR-associated protein Csy3 — protein sequence MSNTSLKTASVLAFERKLDPSDATFHAGQWAARDSAASWEPVRISTKSVRGTISNRLKAKDQDPARLDASIEKPNLQTVDVAALPATLDTLKVQFTLRVLAGTGTPSACNSAEYQAKLQQTVQGYVQQQGFAELGLRYAANLANARFLWRNRHGAEEVQVQIARLRNGLAETTWMFDSLAQGIRTFDAGNTDLQALGALIADGLAGRTDPATNRPVHVLLQVTAFVRMGMGQEVFPSQELILERGDKSKTLYQVDGVASIHSQKIGNAIRTIDTWYENAQKLGPIAVEPYGSVTTQGKAYRQPKQKLDFYTLLDDWLLKDKVPAIEQQHFVMAVLIRGGVFGDAN from the coding sequence ATGTCGAACACCTCTCTCAAGACCGCATCCGTTCTGGCTTTCGAGCGCAAACTGGATCCTTCCGATGCCACATTCCATGCAGGCCAATGGGCAGCACGTGACAGTGCCGCGAGCTGGGAACCGGTAAGGATCAGCACCAAATCCGTCCGCGGTACCATCAGCAACCGGCTCAAGGCCAAGGATCAGGATCCCGCCAGGCTCGATGCATCCATCGAGAAGCCCAATCTGCAGACGGTCGACGTCGCCGCTCTGCCCGCCACACTGGACACACTCAAGGTGCAATTCACACTGCGAGTGCTCGCCGGTACCGGCACGCCATCCGCCTGCAACAGCGCGGAGTACCAGGCCAAGCTGCAGCAGACCGTTCAGGGCTACGTGCAACAACAGGGCTTTGCGGAACTGGGGCTGCGTTATGCCGCCAATCTGGCCAATGCCCGCTTTCTCTGGCGCAATCGACATGGGGCCGAAGAGGTCCAGGTACAGATAGCACGCCTTCGCAACGGCTTGGCCGAAACGACATGGATGTTCGACTCCCTTGCGCAGGGCATTCGCACGTTTGACGCAGGAAATACGGATCTCCAGGCATTGGGCGCATTGATCGCCGATGGGCTTGCCGGGCGGACCGACCCTGCCACTAATCGCCCTGTTCATGTCCTGCTCCAGGTCACGGCATTTGTGCGCATGGGCATGGGTCAGGAGGTATTTCCCTCGCAGGAATTGATTCTGGAGCGTGGCGACAAAAGCAAGACGCTTTATCAAGTGGATGGTGTTGCCTCCATCCACTCGCAAAAGATCGGCAATGCCATCCGTACCATTGACACTTGGTACGAGAATGCGCAGAAACTCGGCCCCATCGCTGTCGAGCCCTATGGCTCCGTTACCACACAGGGGAAAGCCTATCGTCAACCCAAGCAAAAACTGGATTTCTACACACTGTTGGACGATTGGCTGCTGAAAGACAAGGTACCAGCCATCGAGCAGCAGCATTTCGTGATGGCCGTCCTGATTCGTGGCGGCGTTTTCGGCGACGCCAACTGA
- the csy2 gene encoding type I-F CRISPR-associated protein Csy2 → MNHSPHSPQAILVMPQLRVQNANAIGSPLTHGFPSITAFTGFMWALERKLSLAGVPLHLQGVGVICHRHQEQATQGFVRSFNLTRNPVNKDGGTAAIVEEGRTHLRITLVFSISEKRVPGAPARLVQDNAAQLKDWAAHAGDLAAQMRIAGGTLIPTDPVPGKRTKPWIDIVAPEAGEAAQQFRRWRRQWLPGFALVGRDALLAQRLAHLNKQAPGTGLLQAWLHASRFNFEPETPAEGSKGTPDGKLRWSDPLRPRGSGWVVPIPVGYVALSERQAEGSVGNARNQGTPLRFVESVHSLGEWVGPHRLDHLAQLLWHPESDLATGLFRCRSGYSPTADTVSLSDEPPAESSEDADTYVMD, encoded by the coding sequence ATGAACCATTCGCCTCACAGCCCCCAAGCCATCTTGGTCATGCCTCAATTACGAGTGCAGAACGCCAATGCCATCGGTAGCCCGCTCACCCATGGCTTTCCGTCCATCACCGCCTTCACAGGGTTCATGTGGGCGCTCGAACGCAAGCTCTCCCTGGCAGGAGTTCCACTGCATCTACAGGGAGTGGGAGTGATCTGCCACCGCCATCAGGAACAGGCAACGCAGGGATTCGTGCGCAGCTTTAATCTCACGCGCAACCCTGTCAACAAGGACGGCGGCACAGCGGCCATCGTGGAGGAAGGCCGCACGCACCTGCGCATCACGCTGGTGTTCTCGATCTCGGAAAAGAGAGTGCCTGGTGCGCCCGCCAGACTCGTCCAGGACAACGCTGCACAATTGAAAGATTGGGCTGCACACGCTGGCGATCTGGCGGCGCAAATGCGCATCGCCGGGGGAACGCTCATTCCAACCGATCCGGTGCCCGGCAAACGCACCAAGCCCTGGATCGACATCGTCGCACCCGAAGCCGGGGAAGCCGCGCAGCAGTTCCGCCGCTGGCGCCGCCAATGGTTGCCCGGCTTTGCCCTGGTGGGGCGCGATGCCCTGCTCGCTCAACGCCTTGCGCACTTGAACAAGCAGGCGCCAGGCACAGGATTGTTGCAAGCTTGGCTGCATGCTTCTCGCTTCAACTTCGAACCAGAGACACCTGCTGAGGGCTCCAAGGGCACGCCCGATGGAAAACTGCGCTGGAGTGATCCACTGCGCCCGCGAGGCAGTGGTTGGGTGGTGCCCATTCCCGTGGGCTATGTTGCGCTCTCAGAAAGGCAAGCGGAAGGCTCGGTAGGCAATGCGCGGAACCAAGGCACACCTCTGCGATTCGTGGAATCGGTGCATTCACTGGGGGAATGGGTGGGCCCGCACCGCCTCGACCATCTGGCCCAACTGCTGTGGCATCCGGAATCCGACCTGGCCACCGGCCTGTTTCGTTGTCGCAGCGGATATTCACCGACGGCTGACACCGTTTCTCTTTCGGACGAACCTCCAGCCGAGAGTAGTGAGGACGCTGACACCTACGTCATGGACTAA
- the csy1 gene encoding type I-F CRISPR-associated protein Csy1, which translates to MQAKLDKLKPDDPEYDEVRASFARDIWLASAAKRVEQIQAVTHSLKPIHPDARGTNLYVEPSKLPALEELGSHALGEVFDIDVVGNAAALDVYKLLKLRSDGRSLLTALLANDSEALSALHDNPQTAAAWRDALVSLTQSQSGAASSHPLAKQLYWLTGEDPCDDASYELLAPLFATSLAHAIFKEIHEDRFGETNKAARLARREGKAHEGVFHDYPGLAVQKMGGTKPQNISQLNSDRSGVNYLLSCLPPMWDAPGGQLPVRSESVFEKLFAARPEVKSHVRKLRTFLESDPAPNQATRDRRDTLLDGLLDELVAMAGELQECPAGWTRDNDRFATLAMDEKLWLDPLRSQLPEESDFARQWMWMDWPEAVGKRFARWLNAQLGHKLPVGDVEALQWKKELLTDEDGFVQQLRELRATLQATSLAVAQTTSVGDSLSEQGGAT; encoded by the coding sequence ATGCAAGCCAAGCTCGACAAGCTCAAGCCCGACGATCCCGAATACGACGAGGTGCGTGCCAGTTTTGCCAGAGACATCTGGCTTGCGAGCGCAGCCAAGCGTGTCGAACAGATCCAGGCCGTCACCCACTCCCTGAAACCCATTCACCCCGACGCACGGGGAACCAACCTGTATGTAGAGCCATCGAAATTGCCCGCACTCGAAGAGTTGGGCAGCCACGCATTGGGCGAGGTTTTCGACATCGATGTTGTCGGAAATGCGGCAGCGCTGGATGTGTACAAGCTACTCAAGCTCCGCAGCGATGGCCGCAGCCTGCTGACGGCTCTGCTCGCCAACGATAGCGAGGCGTTGAGTGCTCTGCATGACAACCCCCAAACGGCTGCTGCCTGGCGAGATGCACTGGTCTCGCTCACCCAGTCCCAATCCGGTGCTGCCAGCAGCCATCCGCTTGCCAAGCAGCTCTACTGGCTGACCGGGGAGGATCCCTGCGACGATGCGAGCTATGAGCTGCTCGCCCCTCTCTTCGCAACCTCGCTCGCCCACGCGATCTTCAAGGAGATCCACGAGGATCGTTTTGGCGAAACCAACAAGGCAGCGCGCCTGGCCCGCAGGGAGGGCAAGGCCCATGAGGGCGTATTCCATGACTACCCCGGGCTTGCCGTGCAGAAGATGGGCGGGACCAAGCCCCAAAATATCTCGCAACTCAACAGTGATCGCAGCGGCGTCAACTACTTGCTGTCGTGCCTTCCACCCATGTGGGACGCCCCCGGCGGCCAACTACCGGTGAGGTCCGAATCCGTCTTCGAAAAACTCTTTGCGGCGCGCCCGGAAGTCAAGAGCCATGTCCGGAAGCTTCGAACTTTCCTCGAATCCGACCCTGCACCCAATCAAGCCACACGCGATCGGCGTGACACGCTTCTGGATGGGCTACTGGACGAGCTGGTTGCCATGGCGGGCGAATTGCAGGAGTGCCCCGCAGGCTGGACGCGGGACAACGACCGCTTTGCCACGTTGGCGATGGACGAAAAGCTCTGGCTTGATCCATTGCGCTCCCAACTTCCCGAAGAATCGGACTTTGCGCGCCAATGGATGTGGATGGATTGGCCCGAAGCCGTCGGGAAACGCTTCGCCCGCTGGCTGAATGCGCAGTTGGGCCACAAACTGCCGGTCGGCGATGTCGAGGCACTTCAATGGAAAAAAGAGTTGCTGACCGACGAGGACGGCTTTGTGCAGCAACTGCGCGAGCTGCGCGCAACACTCCAAGCTACATCGCTTGCCGTAGCCCAGACTACGAGCGTCGGTGACAGTTTGAGCGAACAAGGAGGGGCGACATGA
- the cas3f gene encoding type I-F CRISPR-associated helicase Cas3f, which translates to MNVLFVSQCTKRALTETRRILDQFAERRGERTWQTSITQAGLDAVRKLLRKTARKNTAVACHWIRGRDHSELLWVVGDGKQFNDLGAVPTNTTARNIRRAEDERTWHSLPTITALSALAALLHDLGKATQSFQERLSTPNLRERNHYRHEWVSVRLFQAFVGDSADDSEWLGRLAHAADDGVEPKTFETFWLDRRGGRLICDGLDVAETADPFHPLNPFRRLPPLAQAVAWLVLTHHRLPCKPVRYERGNHDHAETADGTKQKWRRFGAQPGFIRHEELEGLLAQIHADWNEPRNTRPRSQITPYWTFPHGLPVARLAWRKQAARYANRLLQLVPTSVQAERVLHDPFTMHVSRLCLMLADHHYSRLGLEKNGQPVVSRKPYVQTDARLAANTVVSDSGTRVLNQSLDEHLLGVQAHASLITHSLPSLAQSLPALRHHRGLRKRTGNPRFQWQDKATDLATSVRERAASQGCFVINMASTGCGKTLGNARIMNALADPALGMRCAFAIGLRTLTLQTGRSFQNDLGLGDDQLAIKVGGAASHALFEYWEQHAESSGSASTQSLLDEGGQVLFEGHDQHPLLERLSDDPQVRSLLAAPLLVCTVDHLTPATESLRGGRQITPMLRLMTGDLVLDEPDDFDLTDLPALTRLVHWAGLLGSRVLLSSATLPPSLVEGLFQAYRAGRATFQRHRSARPDEPLAICCLWIDEFNQTAADCYTALEFRDAHGNFVNQRTDRLAKAEIRRLAQIQPLPGTWSALNTLQRRHEFARLALQTAWELHSNPIHHGCDPTSGKRISFGLIRMANIEPLFDVALAMLTLGAPGPNVQIHLCVYHSQFPLLSRSVIEHQLDELLNRRPLEDGSDPVFCRPAVRALIDSHTQQDQMFIVLGSPVTEVGRDHDYDWAVVEPSSMRSLIQLAGRVRRHRPGAVEQPNIRILDSNLRTFEHNDKAAYCRPGFEADPLAGNSQDAARHFHLDSHQMAALLSRELPGGTPWPMDSRPRIASATKAFNPRLHLADLEHARLHDTMLPRAPEKRQLTPVSRAASLHWTHPEPLWLTGVLPQLQRFRHDPKPRVDVAMLPDDDEARLLLHRVTDGDRKGHQLYVCIHEMYLSPLPIQQAATGSVSAWMQLDLLQELALLADHLGISVQRCAERFATASLADSTHGWHWHEVLGFTRKH; encoded by the coding sequence ATGAACGTGCTGTTCGTCTCCCAATGCACCAAGCGAGCACTGACCGAGACTCGGCGCATCCTCGACCAATTTGCCGAGCGCCGAGGAGAGCGAACCTGGCAGACGAGTATCACGCAGGCAGGCCTGGACGCCGTACGCAAGCTATTGCGAAAGACCGCTCGCAAAAACACGGCCGTGGCATGCCATTGGATACGTGGACGCGATCACAGCGAATTGCTGTGGGTGGTGGGAGATGGCAAGCAATTCAATGACCTGGGTGCCGTTCCTACCAACACGACTGCACGCAACATTCGCCGAGCAGAGGACGAGCGCACATGGCATTCTCTGCCCACGATCACGGCCTTGTCGGCATTGGCGGCACTCTTGCATGACTTGGGAAAGGCCACCCAATCCTTCCAGGAAAGGCTTTCCACGCCCAACCTGCGCGAGCGCAACCACTATCGACACGAATGGGTCTCTGTGCGACTATTCCAAGCCTTCGTCGGCGACTCTGCCGACGACAGCGAATGGCTCGGGAGGCTTGCGCATGCCGCCGATGACGGCGTCGAGCCGAAGACGTTTGAAACGTTTTGGCTTGATCGCCGAGGCGGTCGCTTGATTTGCGACGGCCTTGATGTGGCGGAAACCGCCGACCCCTTTCATCCTCTCAATCCTTTCCGCAGGCTCCCGCCGCTTGCACAGGCTGTCGCCTGGCTTGTGCTTACACACCATCGTCTCCCCTGTAAGCCGGTACGCTATGAACGCGGCAACCACGACCACGCTGAAACCGCAGACGGCACCAAGCAGAAATGGCGACGATTCGGTGCCCAACCTGGCTTCATTCGCCACGAAGAATTGGAGGGTCTGCTGGCACAAATTCATGCCGACTGGAACGAGCCACGCAATACGCGACCACGATCCCAAATCACGCCTTACTGGACTTTTCCTCACGGACTGCCAGTGGCCCGGCTCGCTTGGCGCAAACAAGCCGCGCGTTACGCCAATCGACTGCTGCAACTGGTGCCCACCTCCGTACAGGCTGAGCGCGTTCTGCATGACCCCTTCACCATGCACGTCTCGCGACTGTGCCTGATGCTCGCCGACCACCACTACTCACGTTTAGGACTCGAAAAAAACGGACAACCGGTGGTGTCACGCAAGCCTTACGTGCAAACCGATGCCCGGCTCGCGGCCAACACCGTGGTTTCAGACTCCGGGACGCGCGTGTTGAACCAGTCCCTCGACGAGCATCTACTCGGCGTTCAGGCCCATGCAAGCCTGATCACCCATTCGCTTCCCAGCTTGGCGCAGAGTCTTCCCGCGCTGCGCCACCATCGCGGGCTCCGAAAGCGCACCGGCAATCCACGCTTCCAATGGCAGGACAAGGCCACCGACCTCGCCACCAGCGTGCGCGAAAGAGCTGCAAGCCAAGGTTGCTTCGTAATCAACATGGCCTCCACAGGCTGCGGCAAGACCTTGGGCAATGCTCGGATTATGAATGCGCTGGCAGATCCGGCACTGGGTATGCGATGCGCGTTTGCCATCGGTCTTCGCACGCTGACCTTGCAAACCGGACGCAGCTTTCAGAACGATCTGGGGCTTGGTGATGACCAACTCGCAATCAAAGTAGGCGGAGCCGCGAGCCACGCCCTATTCGAATACTGGGAGCAACACGCGGAGTCTAGCGGCTCCGCCTCCACTCAAAGCCTGCTGGACGAAGGCGGGCAGGTACTTTTCGAAGGCCATGATCAGCATCCTTTGCTGGAGCGATTGAGCGATGATCCGCAAGTGCGCTCCCTGCTGGCCGCTCCTTTGTTGGTCTGCACAGTGGACCACCTCACTCCGGCAACGGAAAGCCTGCGCGGTGGCCGTCAGATTACCCCCATGCTGCGGCTCATGACTGGTGATCTGGTGCTCGACGAGCCCGACGACTTCGACCTCACGGACCTTCCCGCCCTCACCCGGCTCGTGCATTGGGCGGGATTACTCGGCTCGCGTGTGCTGCTCTCCTCGGCCACGCTTCCCCCTTCATTAGTGGAGGGCCTGTTCCAGGCTTACCGGGCAGGCCGCGCGACATTCCAACGCCATCGCAGCGCACGCCCTGATGAGCCTCTCGCCATCTGCTGCCTGTGGATCGACGAGTTCAATCAGACAGCCGCCGACTGTTACACCGCGTTGGAGTTTCGCGATGCCCATGGCAACTTCGTAAACCAGCGCACGGATCGGCTGGCCAAGGCCGAGATCCGCAGGCTGGCCCAGATTCAGCCGCTTCCCGGAACCTGGTCCGCGCTGAATACCCTCCAACGTCGGCATGAATTCGCCCGTCTCGCCTTGCAAACTGCCTGGGAGCTGCACAGCAATCCCATCCATCATGGATGTGATCCCACCAGCGGCAAGCGCATCAGCTTTGGCCTCATCCGCATGGCCAATATCGAGCCGTTGTTCGACGTGGCGTTGGCGATGCTCACACTGGGGGCTCCCGGCCCGAATGTGCAGATTCACCTGTGCGTCTATCACTCGCAGTTTCCGCTGCTATCTCGCTCCGTCATTGAGCACCAACTGGATGAGCTGCTCAATCGGCGGCCCTTAGAAGACGGAAGCGACCCTGTTTTTTGCCGACCAGCGGTGCGTGCGCTGATCGATAGCCATACGCAGCAGGATCAGATGTTCATCGTGCTGGGCTCACCAGTGACCGAAGTCGGCCGTGATCATGACTATGACTGGGCCGTGGTCGAGCCGTCCTCCATGCGGTCGCTCATCCAGCTCGCAGGCCGCGTGCGCAGGCATCGGCCGGGGGCGGTGGAGCAACCGAACATTCGCATACTCGACAGCAATCTGCGGACCTTCGAGCACAACGACAAAGCTGCGTATTGCAGGCCCGGCTTCGAGGCCGACCCTCTTGCCGGGAACAGTCAGGATGCCGCGCGTCACTTTCATCTGGACTCGCACCAAATGGCGGCGCTGTTATCACGCGAACTGCCAGGCGGCACGCCATGGCCCATGGACTCCCGCCCACGCATCGCTTCCGCCACGAAAGCCTTTAACCCGCGCCTGCATCTCGCGGATCTGGAACATGCGCGCTTGCATGACACCATGCTGCCCCGCGCTCCAGAGAAAAGGCAGCTAACGCCGGTGTCGCGCGCGGCAAGCCTGCACTGGACTCATCCCGAGCCTCTTTGGCTGACCGGCGTACTGCCGCAACTGCAACGCTTTCGCCACGACCCCAAGCCACGCGTCGACGTAGCCATGCTGCCCGATGATGACGAAGCGCGGTTACTGCTGCACCGTGTCACGGATGGTGATCGCAAGGGCCATCAGCTGTATGTATGCATCCACGAGATGTATCTGAGCCCCCTGCCGATACAACAGGCGGCGACGGGCAGCGTGAGCGCCTGGATGCAGCTGGACCTGCTTCAGGAGCTGGCCCTCCTAGCCGACCACCTGGGCATTTCAGTCCAGCGTTGCGCTGAGCGTTTTGCTACGGCCAGCTTGGCGGACTCCACGCATGGGTGGCATTGGCATGAGGTATTGGGCTTCACAAGAAAACATTGA
- the cas1f gene encoding type I-F CRISPR-associated endonuclease Cas1f, with product MDDIASSDLKAILHSARANIYYLEHCRVLVNGGRVEYVTDAGKRSLYWNIPIANTTSILLGTGTSITQAAMRELAKAGVLVGFCGGGGTPLFSANEVDVEVAWLSPQNEYRPTEYLQSWVRFWFDDELRLVAAKHLQALRLDRLLDEWNTRALRDAGFLVDMNRLKALADQFRSQLANAADVAALLTDEARLTKALFKLAVDATGYGNFTRAKRGTGTDLANRFLDHGNYLAYGLGATATWVLGLPHGLAVLHGKTRRGGLVFDAADLVKDAAILPQAFISAMRGDDEQQFRRQCIETLTRSTSLDFIIDSLKQIAVSTAQLAMSTKPPDANT from the coding sequence ATGGATGACATTGCCAGCAGTGATCTCAAGGCCATCCTGCATTCCGCACGAGCGAACATCTACTACTTGGAGCACTGTCGCGTGCTGGTCAACGGTGGCCGCGTTGAATACGTCACTGACGCTGGCAAACGTAGTCTCTACTGGAACATACCTATCGCGAATACAACGAGCATCCTGCTGGGCACGGGAACGTCTATCACGCAGGCTGCGATGCGCGAATTGGCCAAGGCCGGGGTCCTGGTTGGTTTCTGCGGTGGTGGTGGCACACCCCTCTTCAGCGCGAATGAAGTAGACGTAGAGGTCGCCTGGCTGTCACCACAGAACGAGTACCGCCCTACGGAGTACCTTCAGTCCTGGGTTCGGTTCTGGTTCGACGATGAGTTGCGCCTCGTGGCCGCCAAGCATTTGCAGGCACTCCGTCTGGATCGACTGCTCGACGAATGGAATACGCGTGCCTTGCGAGACGCTGGTTTCTTGGTCGATATGAACAGGCTGAAAGCTCTGGCCGATCAATTCCGCTCGCAGTTGGCCAACGCGGCCGATGTGGCAGCGCTGCTGACGGATGAGGCCCGTTTGACGAAAGCACTGTTCAAGCTGGCCGTAGACGCCACCGGCTATGGCAACTTCACCCGTGCCAAGCGCGGCACAGGTACCGACTTGGCTAATCGGTTTCTCGATCACGGCAATTATCTGGCCTACGGGCTCGGAGCCACCGCTACGTGGGTTCTCGGGCTCCCCCATGGTCTAGCGGTGCTGCATGGGAAAACCCGGCGTGGCGGTCTTGTGTTCGACGCGGCAGACCTCGTCAAGGATGCAGCGATTCTGCCGCAGGCTTTTATCAGCGCCATGCGTGGTGATGACGAACAACAGTTTCGCCGTCAGTGCATTGAGACACTCACGCGCAGCACATCACTGGACTTCATCATTGACAGCCTGAAGCAGATCGCCGTCAGCACCGCACAACTGGCAATGTCAACAAAGCCGCCGGACGCCAACACATGA
- a CDS encoding MurR/RpiR family transcriptional regulator, protein MSAHHHVDAQNQSLAIDARIARARPGLTRSHQQMADYVLAHPLQAATMPIDELAEQVGVSIATANRFARAIGLDGYPMLRAELVRGFEAMLAPVEKMRARLEKPGSIHDAFVAAMEESQRNVAATLEMLEPAACEAAVHEILGAQRIYVVGFGSSGWLCGLLHRCLEAHCDNVHLLASVAGSSHGARLLPRMKPTDLVIAVCFPRYITDTILLTQRARERGVRVLALTDGPQSPVAQLADCCLYAQTENYYAANSEAAILALIEALASAVALQANESVQGAAQLTEAVLPWLHGADNSRLNLRTPEQKTPPKSAPSSKTARAEAARARSKTSPSE, encoded by the coding sequence ATGTCCGCCCACCATCACGTTGATGCTCAAAATCAGTCGCTTGCCATCGACGCGCGCATTGCGCGTGCCCGACCGGGTTTGACGCGTTCGCATCAGCAGATGGCAGACTATGTGCTGGCGCATCCGCTGCAGGCGGCGACCATGCCGATCGATGAGCTGGCGGAGCAGGTGGGAGTGTCGATCGCCACGGCCAACCGCTTTGCGCGGGCGATCGGGCTGGATGGGTATCCGATGCTGCGCGCGGAACTGGTGCGGGGTTTCGAGGCCATGCTGGCGCCCGTCGAGAAGATGCGCGCGCGGCTCGAGAAGCCCGGTTCGATCCATGACGCCTTCGTCGCGGCGATGGAGGAGAGCCAGCGCAACGTGGCGGCCACGCTGGAGATGCTCGAGCCCGCGGCCTGCGAGGCGGCGGTGCATGAGATCCTCGGCGCGCAGCGCATCTACGTGGTGGGCTTCGGGTCGAGCGGCTGGCTCTGCGGGCTGCTGCACCGCTGCCTCGAGGCGCACTGCGACAACGTGCATCTGCTGGCCAGCGTGGCTGGTTCGTCGCACGGCGCGCGCCTGCTGCCGCGCATGAAGCCGACCGACCTGGTCATCGCGGTCTGCTTTCCACGCTACATCACCGACACCATCCTGCTGACGCAGCGGGCCCGCGAACGCGGCGTGCGCGTGCTGGCGCTGACCGACGGGCCGCAGTCGCCTGTCGCGCAGCTTGCGGACTGCTGCCTCTACGCGCAGACAGAGAACTACTATGCGGCGAATTCCGAGGCCGCAATCCTGGCGTTGATCGAGGCGCTGGCCAGCGCCGTGGCGCTGCAGGCCAACGAGTCGGTGCAAGGCGCGGCGCAACTGACGGAGGCCGTGCTGCCATGGCTCCATGGCGCGGACAACTCGCGCCTCAACCTGCGCACGCCGGAGCAGAAGACGCCCCCGAAGTCCGCCCCATCATCCAAAACCGCCCGGGCCGAGGCTGCCCGAGCCAGGTCCAAGACATCCCCCTCCGAGTGA
- a CDS encoding isoaspartyl peptidase/L-asparaginase family protein, whose protein sequence is MSTSNQRAASAAPVIAIHGGAGTLSRANIHADQERAYHAALQSVLRAGQAVLEQGGSAMEAVTVAVTELENCPLFNAGHGAVFTADGTHELDAAVMDGTTLAAGAVAGVSHVRNPVQAARAVMQDGRHVLMIGEGAEQLARGAGLAMVEPGYFFTEARHAQLLAAQASSAGAVLDHDGAAALAALQSRPLHENRKMGTVGAVALDVHGHLAAATSTGGLTNKRPGRVGDTPLIGAGTYADDRTAAVSCTGHGESFIRVAAAYDVCARMAYGGRSLEAAANAVVHEALPAIGGTGGLIAVDRFGNVCLPFNTEGMYRGVARAGVAPETFIYR, encoded by the coding sequence ATGAGCACATCGAATCAGCGCGCCGCATCGGCGGCGCCCGTGATCGCCATTCACGGCGGCGCGGGCACCTTGAGCCGCGCCAACATCCACGCCGACCAGGAGCGCGCCTATCACGCGGCGCTGCAATCCGTGCTGCGCGCCGGGCAGGCCGTGCTCGAACAGGGCGGCTCGGCCATGGAGGCCGTGACCGTTGCAGTGACCGAGCTGGAAAACTGCCCGCTCTTCAATGCCGGCCACGGCGCGGTGTTCACCGCCGACGGCACCCATGAACTTGACGCCGCCGTGATGGACGGCACAACGCTTGCGGCAGGCGCCGTGGCGGGCGTCTCGCATGTCCGCAATCCCGTGCAGGCCGCACGCGCGGTGATGCAGGACGGCAGGCATGTGCTGATGATCGGCGAAGGCGCCGAGCAGCTCGCGCGCGGCGCGGGGCTGGCGATGGTCGAGCCCGGCTACTTCTTCACCGAGGCGCGCCATGCGCAGTTGCTGGCCGCGCAGGCCAGCAGCGCGGGCGCCGTGCTCGACCATGATGGTGCGGCCGCACTGGCCGCGCTGCAGTCCCGTCCGCTGCATGAAAACCGCAAGATGGGCACGGTGGGCGCCGTCGCGCTGGACGTGCACGGCCACCTGGCCGCTGCGACGTCCACGGGCGGCCTCACCAACAAGCGCCCGGGCCGCGTCGGGGACACCCCGCTGATCGGTGCGGGCACCTATGCCGATGACCGCACGGCCGCCGTGTCCTGCACCGGCCATGGCGAGAGCTTCATCCGCGTGGCGGCGGCTTACGACGTCTGCGCGCGCATGGCCTATGGCGGCCGCTCGCTGGAAGCGGCGGCCAACGCCGTGGTGCACGAGGCGCTGCCGGCCATCGGCGGTACGGGCGGCCTGATCGCGGTGGACCGCTTCGGCAATGTCTGCCTGCCCTTCAACACCGAGGGCATGTACCGCGGTGTTGCGCGCGCGGGCGTCGCGCCCGAGACCTTCATCTACCGCTGA